In the Salinisphaera sp. T31B1 genome, one interval contains:
- the lolB gene encoding lipoprotein insertase outer membrane protein LolB, with the protein MKQFAALALVAFVISGCAIIRKPPEAEPGVVDAVAWLDHKRAVEDFDVWALQGRVATGQLLGWTGNLSWRQNAEHFDVRLSGPLGAGGFRAEGSLEQGVIIHTKDRRMVTTEPDALVERTLGWTFPLEPLRYWARGLPAPGQYQSISVDGEGHLVALDQQGWRLSFPAYSSPEGAPALPRRIVLDNGETRIRLVVDRWLDNDDASGTN; encoded by the coding sequence ATGAAACAGTTTGCTGCGCTTGCGCTGGTCGCCTTCGTCATCTCCGGCTGCGCCATCATCCGCAAGCCGCCGGAAGCCGAGCCCGGCGTGGTCGATGCCGTTGCCTGGCTCGATCACAAGCGCGCCGTCGAGGATTTCGACGTCTGGGCGCTTCAGGGACGCGTGGCCACCGGTCAGCTGCTGGGCTGGACCGGCAACCTCAGCTGGCGTCAGAACGCGGAGCATTTCGATGTGCGTTTGTCCGGTCCACTGGGTGCAGGCGGTTTCCGCGCCGAGGGCAGCCTCGAACAGGGTGTGATCATCCATACCAAGGACCGTCGTATGGTGACCACGGAGCCCGATGCGCTCGTCGAGCGCACTTTGGGGTGGACCTTCCCGCTGGAACCCTTGCGCTACTGGGCGCGCGGTCTGCCTGCGCCCGGGCAATATCAGAGCATCAGCGTGGACGGTGAGGGGCATCTCGTAGCTCTGGATCAGCAGGGCTGGAGGCTGTCGTTTCCTGCCTATTCGAGCCCCGAAGGCGCGCCGGCACTGCCGCGACGCATCGTGCTCGACAACGGCGAGACCCGGATTCGCCTGGTCGTGGACCGCTGGCTGGACAACGATGACGCATCCGGGACGAATTGA
- a CDS encoding ribose-phosphate diphosphokinase yields the protein MTDSRLMVFTGNANPALARDVAGYLKLPVGKASVGKFSDGEIAVEIEENVRGRDVFVVQSTCRPTNDNVMELLMLIDALHRASAGRITAVVPYFGYARQDRRPRSARVPISAKVVASMLGAVGTDRVLTVDLHADQIQGFFDMPVDNVYASPILLGDIWRQKEDNLIVVSPDVGGVVRARALAKRLEDADLAIIDKRRPKANEAKVMNIIGDVRGKTCIMVDDLVDTAGTLCQAADALKNQGAVKVKAYVTHPVLSGKAVENISNSRLDELVVSDTIPLSPDAAACGKIRQLHIAALLAETIRRVSNEESVSTLYVD from the coding sequence ATGACAGATTCCAGGTTGATGGTGTTTACCGGCAACGCCAATCCGGCGTTGGCGCGGGATGTAGCGGGCTATCTCAAGCTGCCGGTCGGCAAGGCCAGTGTGGGCAAGTTCTCCGACGGCGAAATCGCGGTCGAGATCGAAGAGAACGTACGCGGACGCGACGTGTTCGTGGTGCAGTCGACCTGTCGGCCGACCAACGACAATGTGATGGAGCTGTTGATGCTGATCGATGCGCTCCACCGGGCATCGGCCGGTCGAATCACGGCGGTCGTGCCGTATTTCGGCTATGCACGCCAGGATCGCCGCCCCAGATCGGCGCGGGTGCCCATCTCGGCCAAGGTCGTCGCCAGCATGCTCGGAGCGGTTGGCACCGACCGTGTGCTGACGGTCGATCTGCACGCCGATCAGATCCAGGGCTTTTTCGACATGCCGGTCGACAATGTCTATGCCTCGCCAATCCTCCTGGGCGATATATGGCGCCAGAAGGAAGATAATCTCATCGTCGTGTCGCCGGACGTTGGAGGCGTGGTCCGCGCGCGGGCCTTGGCCAAGCGGCTGGAGGATGCCGATCTGGCCATCATCGACAAGCGCCGACCCAAGGCAAACGAAGCGAAGGTGATGAACATCATCGGCGATGTGCGCGGCAAGACCTGCATCATGGTCGATGATCTGGTCGATACCGCCGGTACGTTGTGCCAGGCTGCCGACGCGCTGAAGAACCAGGGTGCAGTGAAGGTCAAGGCCTATGTCACTCATCCCGTGCTATCGGGTAAGGCCGTGGAGAACATCAGCAATTCGCGGCTCGACGAACTGGTCGTCTCGGACACCATTCCGTTGTCGCCGGATGCCGCCGCCTGCGGCAAGATCCGCCAGCTGCATATTGCCGCGCTGCTGGCCGAGACCATCCGGCGGGTGAGCAACGAGGAGTCGGTGTCGACGCTGTATGTCGACTGA
- a CDS encoding 50S ribosomal protein L25/general stress protein Ctc, which translates to MDAFELNAEKRTATGRAENRRLRKSGRVPAVIYGGNGDPVMLSLEHNDLNHHLDNEAFFSHIIKIKINGGATEEAVLRDLQRHPARPFIEHADFLRIVAGETLRMSVPLHFAGEDECPGVTDEDGVIQHNMNDVEIECLPRNLPEYIEVDCSKLHLHDSVHLSELVLPEGVEIVELMGDEDEQTDRTVVSVQVPRAAIELEAEEEAEAEAAAAEAAEGEEDDAGEDDGDSGESEGEDSDEDK; encoded by the coding sequence ATGGATGCCTTTGAGCTGAATGCGGAAAAACGGACCGCCACGGGCCGCGCCGAGAATCGCCGGCTGCGCAAGTCCGGTCGTGTGCCGGCCGTCATCTACGGCGGCAATGGTGATCCGGTCATGCTGAGCCTGGAGCACAACGACCTCAACCATCATTTGGACAACGAGGCGTTCTTCTCCCACATCATCAAGATCAAGATCAACGGCGGCGCGACCGAGGAAGCGGTTCTGCGCGATCTGCAGCGTCATCCGGCAAGGCCGTTCATTGAACACGCCGACTTCCTGCGCATCGTGGCCGGCGAGACGCTGCGCATGAGCGTTCCGCTGCACTTCGCCGGCGAAGACGAGTGCCCGGGCGTGACCGACGAAGACGGCGTCATCCAGCACAACATGAACGACGTCGAGATCGAGTGTCTGCCGCGTAATCTGCCGGAGTACATCGAAGTCGACTGCTCCAAGCTGCATCTGCACGACTCGGTGCACCTGAGCGAGCTGGTGCTGCCCGAGGGCGTCGAGATCGTCGAACTGATGGGCGACGAGGACGAGCAGACCGACCGCACCGTGGTGTCGGTGCAGGTGCCGCGTGCAGCCATCGAGCTCGAGGCCGAGGAAGAGGCCGAGGCCGAAGCGGCCGCCGCAGAGGCGGCCGAGGGCGAAGAAGACGACGCCGGCGAAGACGACGGCGACTCGGGCGAGTCCGAAGGCGAGGACAGCGACGAGGACAAGTAG
- the pth gene encoding aminoacyl-tRNA hydrolase — MSEAIRAIVALGNPGADHERDRHNAGFWLADALARRWRVSFAPEKRFKGELARVGAGPETLWLLKPMTFMNVSGEAIQPLCAFHKIAAPQILVVHDELDLPAGTARLKESGGHGGHNGLRDIHRVIGSQYKRLRIGVGHPGDSAGVLAHVLGKPSADDQIAIDAAIDAALEAIDTIRERGWNRGAQQLNSRKQPG; from the coding sequence ATGAGCGAGGCGATACGGGCGATCGTGGCCCTGGGCAATCCCGGGGCCGACCATGAACGTGATCGGCACAACGCCGGTTTCTGGCTGGCCGACGCGCTCGCGCGCCGCTGGCGCGTCTCGTTCGCCCCGGAAAAGCGTTTCAAGGGTGAGTTGGCCCGCGTTGGGGCTGGCCCGGAAACGCTGTGGCTGCTCAAGCCCATGACCTTCATGAATGTCAGCGGCGAGGCGATACAGCCGCTGTGCGCGTTCCACAAGATCGCTGCGCCGCAGATACTGGTCGTCCACGACGAGCTCGACCTGCCCGCCGGTACGGCCCGGCTCAAGGAATCGGGTGGGCACGGCGGCCACAATGGACTCCGCGACATCCACCGCGTGATCGGCTCACAGTACAAGCGCCTGCGTATCGGCGTCGGCCATCCCGGCGATAGTGCCGGGGTGCTGGCACACGTACTGGGCAAACCGTCCGCCGACGATCAGATCGCCATCGACGCGGCCATCGACGCGGCGCTGGAGGCTATCGACACCATCCGCGAGCGTGGCTGGAACCGCGGCGCCCAGCAGCTCAACTCCCGTAAGCAACCCGGTTGA
- the ychF gene encoding redox-regulated ATPase YchF translates to MALQVGIVGLPNVGKSTLFNALTAAEIPAENYPFCTIDPNVGVVAVPDPRLAALAGIVAPEKTLPTTIEFVDIAGLVAGASTGEGLGNQFLANIRETDAVLHVVRCFEDDDVMHVAGRVDPISDIETIDTELALADLTTVTRAAERTAKAAKSGDKTAKRNAALFERVRDHLDTGAPVRAMTLDEDEHLALRELHLITAKPALFVANVDENGFEDNPLLDRVQAHAQAQNALVVPVCAALEGELAQLDGDDKAEFLADLGLNEPGLDRVIRAAYSLLGLQTFFTAGPKEVRAWTVRTGATAPQAAGVIHTDFERGFIRAEVIGYDDYVSLKGEKGAKEAGRHRLEGKEYRMVEGDVVHFRFNV, encoded by the coding sequence ATGGCACTTCAGGTAGGCATCGTCGGACTGCCGAACGTTGGCAAGTCCACGCTATTCAACGCGCTCACCGCCGCCGAGATACCGGCGGAGAATTATCCGTTCTGCACCATCGATCCGAACGTGGGCGTGGTGGCGGTGCCCGATCCGCGGCTGGCCGCGCTTGCCGGGATCGTCGCCCCGGAGAAGACGCTGCCCACCACGATCGAGTTCGTCGATATCGCCGGTCTGGTGGCGGGCGCATCGACCGGCGAGGGGCTCGGCAACCAGTTTCTTGCCAACATCCGTGAGACCGATGCAGTGCTGCACGTCGTGCGGTGCTTCGAGGACGACGACGTCATGCATGTCGCCGGTCGCGTCGATCCCATATCGGATATCGAGACCATCGATACCGAGCTGGCGCTGGCGGATCTGACCACCGTCACGCGCGCCGCAGAGCGAACCGCCAAGGCGGCCAAGTCCGGCGACAAGACCGCCAAGCGTAATGCCGCGCTGTTCGAGCGCGTGCGCGATCATCTGGATACCGGCGCGCCGGTCCGTGCGATGACCCTGGACGAGGACGAGCATCTGGCCCTGCGCGAGCTGCATCTGATCACGGCCAAGCCGGCCTTGTTTGTCGCCAACGTCGACGAGAACGGGTTCGAGGACAATCCGCTGCTTGACCGGGTCCAGGCGCATGCACAGGCGCAGAACGCTCTAGTCGTACCGGTGTGTGCAGCGCTGGAAGGCGAGCTGGCTCAGCTCGATGGTGACGACAAGGCCGAGTTTCTCGCCGATCTCGGGTTGAACGAGCCCGGGCTCGACCGCGTGATCCGGGCAGCCTATTCACTGCTCGGGCTGCAGACGTTCTTTACCGCCGGGCCCAAGGAGGTTCGCGCCTGGACGGTGCGTACCGGCGCCACCGCACCGCAGGCCGCGGGCGTGATTCATACCGATTTCGAGCGCGGCTTCATTCGTGCCGAGGTGATCGGCTACGACGACTATGTCAGCCTCAAGGGGGAAAAAGGGGCCAAGGAGGCCGGACGCCATCGGCTGGAGGGCAAGGAATATCGGATGGTCGAAGGCGACGTCGTGCACTTCCGGTTCAACGTGTGA